actgctcaatgcGAAGCTTAGGCCTcatactaaatctctttcagttgcttgacgattttccaataagATATCCTGTTTTTTACAACTTCATgagttgtgtctgtttttgggcgTCTTTGACGTTGTCAGCTCCTAGACCAGGACCACCGGACCACTGCAGTTccagataaataaataaatgaggAAGTCGAAGATTGATTTTATCTGGAAATGTTGGGAAACACAGCTTGGAATAGAGATGTTGTTGTCTGCGTGGCTTATAAAAAAGCACCAGTTGAGCTCTTAGTTTTGTTGTGCAGACAGATGATATTTGATCAATCAACCAAGACGGTGTTCGCTCCTTCAAGGACAAAGACGGACGGACATTTCTCACAGCCACAGCTCACAGACTGAGTTACTATCAGAACGTTACCTTTTTTACACCCATAAAATGTATTTATATTTCAAATGCCATCCATAAAAGTTTAATCACCAAAGCGCGGTACATTTTTGAAGTGGGTGAAACACGCTTAGAACGGTTTCCTACACTGCCCGCGTGCTCTAGCCACAGTCTTCGGCGTGGAGCTGCATGGTTGCAAGAGACTCAAACTGTTCACTGCACAGCGGGCATGTGTATAGcccatttttgttgttctcgCTGGTAGTGGTGACCGATTGTGTGGATTCCAAGCTGAAAGAATAGAATATTTACTATTCAGAGGTGCGTCTTAACGATCATACGAGGTACACTATAATAATTACACTGCAACCACACGCTGCATTTCACGCATCTGTGCCCGGCACATCTCTAAgtcgttttgtgtttcataCTTTTCGTTTTGTAGCTCACCCAATTTGTTATTCATCGCGACGATTTTCGACTCGGCCTCTTTTTTACCGCGTTCCATTTGCTCTAAATTATGTGATATCTGTTTCGAAATTGTACCAAGAGTTGAAAGAAATGCTTTTTAGTAAAGTCAACCATCTAGTAAAATATGCCGTTCGACCGCTTTTGGGTCTATTTTTAGCCTTATATAATATTTCCTACCTCTGCCACGATGAGTGCATTCCGCTTGGTTATCTCGACTTTCTCTATCTCCATTTTTGACAGATTTTCTGTTAGATTATCAAACCTAATCTGGTATTTCTCTGTGGTTTGCTGTAGCTCTTGCGCAATAGCCTCGCTTTGCTTTGTAAGCGTATCAAGCTCTAAAAATTTCCAAACAATTGTCATTACTAAAACGTGCTATGATGGGTTTTATGGTTCCGGCAACACAATGTAAATATGCCtgcaaatgtttattttgagCTAATAATACGATGAGCAAAAGCAAtataaaacgatcaaaatgTAACTAGTAATTTGTTGAACATTAATAGTTCATTACGCAAGATCATTGGTCTGGTTACTATAAAAAGTGTCATACGATAACCTGGAAGTAGTCTTTAACAAGAGCTCTGGAGATGAGATGATCGCAACACTATCGCAAATATGTAAAAAGCGTTTTTAAAACTCTGGAAACTGCTCTTGCTTGATCAATCCATTACTTCTTTCCCGGTGTTTTGCTTTGAATCAAAGTCTGAGCTTAAAACACTATAGCAGGAAAACATTATAACTTGAAACAAATTAGTTGTAATGAAGGTTCAGAAATGATATTATTCGAGTATTTGAGTAAGATAGATGATTTTGGCACGCGGCAaatgttttgatgaaaatatGAAAGCGTTTTTTAGGAAATAACTGTATGATACCTTTATCTTTACCCTGTCCAACCCGACACAGTTCGTCGCACTTTTTGGTCATCtgtaaaaacaaatcaaacattttacGAGAACATCCTTTTCAGCGTTTTCTAAGAAGCACTAACATCAGCTAATTGCGCACACGTGTCTTGGACCTTCTTTTCGAGTTGCGCCACCGTTACATGATGCCGTTCGGACTCAGCAGCATGTTCCGCCATCAAGCTTTCTCGACATCTTTTCAGTTCGCTTATTTCTGCAAAATTTGCAAAAGTTTGAAATTACTTCGGTGTGATGAAAACATTTCAGCAATCCTTTTACCTTTCTCGAAACGCTCACGTTCAAGTCTGCTGGACAGTAGTTGCTCTTTAGCCTACGGAAGAGCACAAAAAGTAGCATCAAATTACCGAAATTAACAATAACATACAAAATCTGGCAGCACCGGAAATGTAACAATTGATTTACAAGTCTTCTTAGCATACCTCTACAAGTTCACtcgcttttgttttcaacTGAATACACTctgaaaagagaaagaagttTCAAAAGTTGTAGCTATCTGCCTGTTCAAAATACCGATCATGATTACCGTTTAAAAACGTATCAGCTAATTTTCCCAGACGTCTGTTCTCCGCTTTAAGCTAAAACAGGGAATTTGGGAAAGCATAGTCATGTCTCCACTCAGCATCTGAAGCGCAAATAATTTCTCACATTTTTTATGACTGTAGCATCAGCAGAGGTCGGCTGCTGACTGACGGTGGAAGATGAAGCACCAGCGTTTCGTTTAGAATTTCCCTTCGTTTGGCTGTTCTTGTTCGAAGCTTGAACATCTAGGTTAAAATTGATGTTCCATTTCAGCTTGCTACCTGAAGTACCAAACAGCAAATGTTTTGCCATAAAATTACGTCAGTTTCTGTGTATTTTCATTGCTATTCAAACGTGACACACCGAAAGGACGCATTATTACCCCTGCTACAGTGTTCAGCCAACCTTTTTTTGCCCGCGATCCCTTGTGTTTGTAGTTTTCCTAGCGATATGAGAGAAAACTTTTATGTTAACCGACATGATTCGACCGTGCCGACACAAGAGCAATACCGTTTTTTCGTCCTTGGCATTCGTTTTCATTCCACTGTCACGATCAGTTTCTTTCGATTCCTCCTCTAATTCGTCATTATCACCACAGCAATATTCCTCCTCATCGATatctccgccgtcgtcgtcgttgtcgtcgtcatcaacTAGCAGGTCTTTGGCGATTTCTAGTGCCACTTCAGCACGTTTTCGAATCAGTTCACTATTGATCTCCATTGTACGCCAAATTGCACAGCAAACATGAGGTGACAATAAGCATCAACAAAATTCACACTGCACTTCAGAAGGAAGGTTGGGCCGGTTTGATTATATTCGTGCTGATGCTTCGTAAACCCTGAATATCTGAGAAACAGGCGCATCGGCGCATGCGTAAAATTTACATTGAATTGGGGTATAGAAAATAGACCGGCTTAGTTTTACTCGTATGCATGGAAAATTGCACGCAATTGAACTGTCCACACGAACAGCTGCGGAAAAAGACATACCACAGTATATGGCTTAAGGAACGTTACCCATTGGTAACAGTGGCTCAAAGGGTTCGATTAACGTGTTTAAAGCCCAAACAAATTAACGTTTAAAATGCCGTctggtaataaattttaaaggAATAGactataaatcaaattaaactcGAATAAAAGGGAAGACACATTTTGCTGTtccaaaacattttccaaaccGTCGGACTCCACCAAACACCAGTTTGAAGCCAAGGgaatttaaaacaaacggTAATCATGGCTAATGTTGAGTAAGACCATTATGCTATCACCATAATcaccttttttatttcaaaattgtCAGCAACTCGATGGAGAAGCTTGAGTTATTTCTCGTTTCATATTTCACACGTTTCGTGTACAAATGGTAACGGTAATCCAAGGGGAAATTCTAGAGATTatatccttttctttccaatttcatTGAATACTTTCGCATCCGGATAACACTTCACTTACTACTCTTACCTTTCAAAATATTACAGATACctgggaaaaaaaatatttcattcaaatcACGGAACCATCTAATGAGACAGCGAACCATACAGGACATTCTTCACTTATTAGCGTGTGCTTTGTTTCTACTTCccacttttatttttattataatataCGACACCTTCAATAACGAGACAGCAacattgttttttatgtttcattttgttaattatttttgttccttAGCTAATTATATTACGCATAGGTTTtgtcttgtttttttattgatttgctTCACTATCCAAACCGCCATccggaaaattaaatttaacgcACGAATTCATTCTATAGTATCAATTTTCTCGCGTCTACTCGAGGCAGTTAATCCTAAGCAAGAGTCGCCCGTTTTGTCTACTTGCGTGTGCGTACACGTAAGGAAGCTTTCGGTTGATACGATCCTCCTCCTCAAACGATCAATCGCTGTCTCTTCTAGTTCACGCATGCCACGTCTGTTCGATCATTCTCACCTGCCACTCAGAATTAACGGTCAACGCAATACGGCTGAGAAAATGTAACTTAACTACCAATATTAACCTATTAATGGCGAAGGTTGTTATCTAGTATCGAAATGTCACTCGATTGAGCTATGCCTGCATCTTATATAATAACCAATCAATGTGTAGTTATGCATGTTAGAATTTGAATGCGTCTCCCCGTATATGCTGTCACGTAAATAAAAACTGCTCATTTATAATCGCTGGCTGTCAAACGTTACATAGCCGATCAACAACAgttaaaagaagaaaaaaacatgaattcGAACTAAACTTTCTTGAACCGAAAACGACCCGCATCTTCTGACGTCCAACTGTCGGCTGTTCAACAGCCGGCCCCCAGCTGGATGGTGCATGCAAACGTTTGCTTTTGCAGTCAATAGTACAAATTATGAATTCTTCATTATATAAATAATAGTGATGGCGTTTTGAAAGCCAATACCACAGTAGTAATTTCGCACTAACAATAATCAATAGGCATGTAGAATGGAAATTCGAATCACATCATACCGCTGGTATTACCAAATCATTCACGCCCAACTGTGACTAAATCATGAGTTCATGATATTGCGATTGTGCTTATATAACGTTTAGACATATATGAGAGaccattcgaatgcaacttaTGTTAAAACTAGTTCAAGAAGGATGCCTGACCGATTTGTTAACTGCCTCACATATTCTATTCACATCCATAgctcaacataaaacacaactATCCATTCGCAATCTCTTTATGACACCCCCATTTCACTTTTCCTCTCAGCTGGCAGtagtttttttcctttcttttgcaaTATCATTGTGCATTGTTGCCATCGTGAAGAAgatttggtggtttttttttgtaagaTTGCATTTACTGTATACTAGAATTCATGATTGCCCAGCTATCTGTGTCCTATAAGATAAGAAAGGTATCCTTCTTTTCTCGAATTATcatcaattttgtttcttaCATTGGTTACTTTTTCCTCCTAAAGTCACTCCTATCTGATCGTTCAGGATTTTGTTTAAGAAGTATTATTCCGATCAACATTCAGGCGCACTTTAAGATGTCTGTTTTTTCATAGGTTGACAAGAGAGGTATTGCGGATAAGCTGCAGACACCAGGTATTAATAAGGTTAGGTTCGTTTCGCAGACCCATTGTAcgattttgttaaaaaatagGACGCGCTAAGACGCTTCCTCTGTATAACAGCGACCAGCAACAAGCCAGAGCGTTGACAAAATATTTCTTGCTCTTGGgaatatttacaaaacatcAATGCCCATCTCCTGCACGAGAATCCAATACAAATTCAAAACAGCACGGTGTAGGAATGATTTTAGGTTGCAAAACGTGGGACCTTTGGTGAAATGAAGATGTTCCTATACGATTGCTACTGAATAAGTTTTGATATGTAGTAGGTATGTAAGGAAACATAAACTACTcgaaaaaacaggaaaaaacaatATAATTGTGGAATCTTTTGTTCTAACCTGCTACTTGAAACCGTTTAGAAGCTTAACAATCGTccgttgtttttattttgagtACCAAACGGTGTACGGAGTACGGTGTGTAAATTTACCAGCTTAGCCTGGACAACTTTGTATGGTACGCATCCTGTGCTACCTCTACGTATTCTTTAAAAAGAGCTATGAGAACGAATTACGCGTCAGGTTGCTACCTTCGACATTTATCTATAGTTAGATAAATAACTCCAGAAATGTCTGCATGACGTCGGCTAATATGACCATAAACCATATTGGCCTCCGTCTATggataaaaatgtttcgaaaagtcAAAACGTATTCAACTTCGGTAAAATCTTTTTTCAATATATCCACTCAGACTATTGAATGCACGCTACCTGATTCTTTAGTCAACTGATGAACAATATATGATCAACGGTTTGTTTATTGGATCGATTTTCAATCAGCACTCACTTTGGCTAATACACGCACGTAGGGCACTACAATAGTGCATTAGAATTACGTACAGGGACATTTTTCACAACGTTGAATCGAAACCCAGTCGAACCAGTCACACAGACATTCCGTGGTTGCTGCTAGGaaatggcgaaagaaagagacagatAGGAAAGGCTTGCAGTTTCAATAGCTTCCGCACCTCAAGTCATTGCCACGCAGAAAGGTATTAATCCTATTTTCTTAATCAAAACAGCCTA
The nucleotide sequence above comes from Anopheles bellator chromosome 1, idAnoBellAS_SP24_06.2, whole genome shotgun sequence. Encoded proteins:
- the LOC131215337 gene encoding restin homolog, which encodes MEINSELIRKRAEVALEIAKDLLVDDDDNDDDGGDIDEEEYCCGDNDELEEESKETDRDSGMKTNAKDEKTENYKHKGSRAKKGWLNTVAGVIMRPFGSKLKWNINFNLDVQASNKNSQTKGNSKRNAGASSSTVSQQPTSADATVIKNLKAENRRLGKLADTFLNECIQLKTKASELVEAKEQLLSSRLERERFEKEISELKRCRESLMAEHAAESERHHVTVAQLEKKVQDTCAQLADMTKKCDELCRVGQGKDKELDTLTKQSEAIAQELQQTTEKYQIRFDNLTENLSKMEIEKVEITKRNALIVAEISHNLEQMERGKKEAESKIVAMNNKLGELQNEKYETQNDLEMCRAQMREMQRVVAVLESTQSVTTTSENNKNGLYTCPLCSEQFESLATMQLHAEDCG